GGTTCTAATGTTTGAGGCACATTGCCAACGTTTGACTgtatctacacacacacacataaaaacaaaaagaaaatgtgcatattccaattgctttttaaaattcaaaacagaaaagtaaCAATTATTGTTGCTGTTGCTAAATAATCCAGCACCTATCATTACAGCCACATATTCATGTTATCTATAACCTTTACTCGTCATGCTGTTAATAGATGAGCATGAATTTAGAATAAAACATTAGCTAAACCTTTTCTAACATTAGTAGTTTTCAAACAGACTAAGAGaatattctacttttttttgCTACTGATCAGTTTAGAGAGTAACACTCAGACTAAATCTGATGCGGCTGTTTAACAGATATCCCCAACAAATTAGCAAACTAAACAAGAGACTAAGAGACAATACAATTTCCTCTGGTTGATAcaatattgttgttttaatgttttctaatCCAAAAAAAAGCTAACCCTGCTTTGGAAAAGTCCTGCAGTGGGAAGAATAAAAAGAGTTTTGCTAATGTGGCACCGATgcgagtgtaaaaaaaaaaaaaaaaaaaaaaaaaaaaaaaaaaatgttgaaaatctgTGTAATAAATCAGCTGACATATCCATAAGTATCTACAAATATctataaatatttaatacaataaacacacaaagtaaattaaatccagctgaaatttttaaatatacatcAACATCTATTTCTATTTGGATGCATTTGGAGACAAAACCACAGATAGTAACCAGTATTGCTTTTCTCTGGCCAACCGGACATGTGACCTCCAGCGACTACGGCCGTTTAATCCCAGAGCGTCAGTCAGTGGTTAAGTCATTTAGGAGCAGAAAATGAGTGAACGAATTAAATTACTCTTGGCAGCTTATTTGCTGTTTATAGTTAATTGGCTTCAGAGGAACATGAGTTTTGGAACATTGCCCCCTGATGACTTTAGGtcagttattttactttttgcatAGTTGGTCAGAATCTGCTTTAATCTCTACGTTGGTCCACACAAACAAAGAGTTTGACTTTGGTTCCGCTTTGCTctcaaacaaaacataaaaaatgtgcaACGCCCTCTTGTgatctgctggtgaagattctcagtcatccaggtcatggtcattccaaaaaaaaagtaaaaaaacaaagcaactggacttgtttttcatagttgaagacgttccgctttctctccaggaagctttctcaattcaaaaagtctgaagtttttgaattgagaaaagtttttgaattgagaaacgtttactccagactttttgaattgagaaaagtttttgaattgagaaaagtttactccagactttttgaattgagaaaagtttttgaattgagaaaagtttactccagactttttgaattgagaaagcttcctggagaggaagcgaaacgtcttcaactacgaaaaacaagtccagttgctttgttttttactttttttttttttttttaccatcttgTGATGCGTCGCAATTATGTCTGAGTTTTCAGCAAACGTGTTTATAGGGTAAACATTAACTATCGTCGGGCTTTAAGGCGCATTTCCTGCAACTCAGGTGAAACAAGACTGAAAAAAAGTTCACAAACTGGTGAAGTAACGCATTATTATTTTCACGTTGACCCACAGCTGCCACGGGAGACATCCCCGCCTACCAGCTGCGTTCGCCCAACTCGGGCCTGGCTCAGAGCATCGTGATGGCCGCGTCTCCCAGCAGCATGCAGAGCCCGTCGTCGCAGCACGCCGAGGAGATCACCCGCAAGAGGGAGGTCCGGCTGATGAAAAACAGGTCGGTAAAGATGGAGCAGACGCCTTTATTGTTGATGATGAgtgtttttccccctcctctgTTCTAAAACTGTTGATTATTAATGAATTAAACCGCCGTTATAAGGcggtctgggtgaatactcgattctgattggctgcagggtcaAATAGCCtggttattttatattattgggCCGGCTCAAACGTTAGCTGGTAACGAGTCACAacgagagatattaaatagttcTCTTGTCTGCTTCTTGTGGAAAACTTACAATTTtaacagtgaaataaaaaaaattaagtattaataattgatttcacatttctttatttcgTAAGTGACCATCCTATAAGGCGGACAACGCCCTtcaaggtgtccattatcagacaCTGTCGTCCGCTCATTTCTGATGATGGACACCTCGTTGGCGCCTTATTTCATACTTAAGGAAGTGTTGTTCTGTTAGTTTGTGCATAAAGTCCAAATTCCTGGTTCCTCCGGGCACTAaagacaccctgtctgtaaaaagacCGCAgatcattcattcctgctgctaccagattatacaatgctgcactataactgtaatcataaatgtaataactaatgtgcaataactaatgtgcaataatctatttaatacactgtgctataacccgtgcaataatcctgaaagaagtgactgctgctgctgtcaccaAGTGAgtatatgtcaatacatatgtatgtatatatatgtatataaccgtgaatgtacatatgaCATAATCTGCCTACTCCgaattcttttgtatttttattcttagtttttttctcattttctttttgatccactgtatatatgaagatacactgtatataactgatgcaccttttcctacttttggcaccttcttctgacaattgagccgatgtgacaagtgaatttctccaatgtgagatcaataaagcctatcttatcttatcttatcttatcttatcttatcttatcttatcttatcttatcttatcttatcttatcttatcttatcttatcttttatCCCCTTTCCCCTGCAGGGAGGCAGCGCGAGAGTGTCGCAGGAAAAAGAAGGAGTACGTCAAATGTCTGGAAAACCGCGTAGCCGTGCTGGAGAACCAAAACAAGACACTGATCGAAGAGCTGAAAGCACTGAAGGACATTTACTGCCACAAAGCCGAGTAGCAGCCGCTGCCCCGAAGACAGTTCCCAGACTGGGATATCGGgaggggaaacaaaaaaaaaagactccagaacaaaacaaaaaaataaactgctttaATCGTCTTTGTTTCTCTGCTCACTCAGGCCTGAcgtatgccaaaaaaaaaaaaaaacgacaaagtGTTGTGGAGGTCGCAGACAGCTCCAGCTTGCCAGTGTCGCTCCTGTTCTTAGCCTGTGCTCTTTGCATGTGAACACTCTCGAGTGTTGTAAACTCTGCGCTTGCTGTCGCTGTTGTTGCGCGTGGGGCGAGGCCCGGCCAATCAGAGCCGGCCGAAGGAGGGGAAACAGGAAGAGGAGATGCAGATGCTTCCTGGAAATCTActgaggacttttttttatttttctttgtatcaGAAAAACGACAAGAAAACCGCTGGAAGTGACGGAGGTGAGGAGGGTCAGCCAGGTCTCACAaccagcagcttttttttttttttttgttgttgtttctccaTCCTATCGAATGAGCAGGAGGCTCCACAAGATCTACCAGCAGCTCAAAGCGTGTTTACCTGAAGATGTCATGTGTGCAGTCGAAGCTTCTGCTTTTGGTTTTTGCATTGtcattattgaaaaaaaaaaaaaagcacaattagGGAGGTGTGACGTCAATGATTTCTATATTTCCctctttaaaaatgtctctttttaacaaaacttaaaGTAAGATAAAAGagaattcatgtttttttttttttttttaaaacaagaagacaATATTTGAATGTAAACGTTGATAGTCAATATCAAGGAAGAATTTCTTCTcttaaaaaaagtgaattatGAGTGTATAAAAGTGTCTAAAGCACAGAAATGTTAATTCTGAAAGTGAACATATATTCTGTGAAACATATgttacctgtaaaaaaaaaaaaatctatattaagAATCTCGACAGTAActgttctttagtttttttaaaccagcGTCCTGTTTCTGAAAGCCTGAGTCATGGAAGAAAACTGTATTTGTTTGTGGTCTGATTATTGAAAAATACTCTGTTTAAAGGGTGATGCCAGTTTCTTAACTCTGTTTTTGTAAAGACACTTTATTTCAAAATGCAGCTTTTAATGACTTTTTCTGCTGTTAGGAAAAAAACTCAAGCTCTCTGTCCCGGTCGACGTTGTTGGGTTTGTTCTTGTAATTAGTTTGATGActtgttttaatttctgttaatattGCTGAAAATTGACCTTTTGGCTGCTGAGGCCCTTCTGGCGGCAGTAAAGTACTTATTTACTGTTTAACTCCTTAACGTCTGCATATTTGTCATCAAGTTTTGTACTTTCAGACGAGTCTCTGTTCTGTTTAACTCTTTGTTAAAAAGTGGGGCGCATTTTGTTTTGCACTTAGCTGATTTTTGTCTAAATAACTCCATCTTCTTTGTCTTCTCttagtgtattttttgtgttttaattgtacaattgattttttttgtctaataaaatttttaaatctGATAGACTGATGAATATTAATCATCCAATATAATTTGTCTTCTAAGTTGTGCCCCTAAAGTGATAAAAATGTTCCTGTTGCTGcagaacaaaaatattatacatACTGTTAAAGAagcaaaaacgttttttttttcactgtgacATTAAAATAGACTTAATGTTTCCCATTTTAGTTCGTTTAGGATGATTGAAGTTATATCcatttttaaaatgctaaaataatgagataatttatatttattatgaCTTTCTTAAAATTCAGAAGCTTAATTAAACCCAAATGTCATAACATTTTGATTTGACCAGCATACGGTAAGAATGACCCGGTAAGAATGTTTTGGAGTTGTCCAACCAGAGACCAGAGCTGAGTCTGACAGAGAATCTTTGGaaagagctaaagattagggtgatggccaagaggccttccaacctcagaGATTTGAGGCTCATTATTTAAGAGaatcagaaagaaaaagaaaaccagtgACAATATGGTCAACAATTATCACAAAGGCTTGATTTCTGGGGTTATAAATCCTTTTACACATGCTGATACTCaatgaaatgtaaataattaatatGAATGTtccagtgttgttgttttttttaatctgaccaATCCTTTTAACATTGTTTCATCGTATTTTGAGAAACAGCCGTCTCACTTGTCATCAGAAACACAGTTCTTGgtgaattaaataattttttaatccAAATCTGCCAAGAATCATTTCATGGCCACTTTGGTCACGCACACCTTTTCAACTCTGCCCACAAATGTTCCTATGGGTCTAAGACCAGGGTTTTGTGACAGCCTCTCCAAAATGTGGACTTTGTTGTCCTTAGTGAGATGACAAAATATTTTGTGATTCCTGTacttttttgtaagagttcataaaaaaatctgactttatatttgtaatattatgATCTTTTTTCAcaaactcacaaaaaaggaagacccccccccccccccccccccagaaaaaaAGGGGAGGGTCACCAGTGTTTGACGCAGGTTTTGGAACCCTTGTAGAAGAGAAGGGGTTCTCAGCTCCTCACAGCTAACAGAGGTTCCATATCGCTGATGTGATCCAAAACATGATCCACACGCCCTATAATCCACCCGACCGTCCTGCACTCTATCCTGCCGTCGTTCATGAGCAAGTCTAAAAGAAATCTGAACCTTTCCGTTCTCGACTAATTGGTAGCAGGCCTCTTTTTTCTTCCAGCTGGAAGCCACAGCCTCAGACTTGGGGAGTTTAGTAACAGCTTGAGACCTTCGTTGTAAACTGGAAAAAGGCAGAGCCACTCTGGGTTGAGAGGCGTCTCCACAAATGCCTCTCAACCCAGAGTAAAACGTCACTTTTGCTACATTTGGGCACATAAAAGTATAACTGGCATTAGTGAATTTAATCAATGCTCAGTTGATTAAATGCTACAGTGTAAGGGGCCCAAAGGGTCTTAAAGATGTATCCCCCAAATGTAAGGCAGGAGGGATCCATGTTGTTACTAAGTTCTGACCCAATCATCTGACTGTGACGCTTGACATCAAGGATCCTCGGACCAGGCGGCATTTTTCCAACCTGTCAttgtcttatttttagattagattagattagattcaactttattgtcattacacaggtacaggtacaaggcaacgaaatgcagtttaggtctaaccagaagtgcaatagcagcaagtgcagcaTAAACAATGGtttccatatgtacaggacatgggttattactgaataaatatagagatgaatactattataaacagaattttactgatagatttgtcctgtgaatataatatataggtaactagtattgtgaactaaatttacagctggatgtgtaccgaatataatatacaggtggatattactataaatagagttttacagatatgtacaatatcataatatacagatgattgttattataacagttcacatgtactatgaatatatgtacagatggctattactataggcagtattgtgagcatgatatacaggtagctattactataaaatgtataaataaagtttggacagaagctatttaaattaaagtacagtggaaggtaattgcatattgcagctaaagtacggtattgcaaatgtatatgtaaacaattggtactgtgaatTTGACGGGCCTGTGGAGGAGTTGTAGTTGtagtttcctgttttagctgACAGGAGGGGCGCCTGGTGCTGTCTTCTGCTGCTGGagcccatctgcttcaaggttTGAGGTGTTGTTCATTCACACATGGTGTTCAGCGTTATTTGGATGTAATGAGGGCTAATCCTCATCATTGTTATCTTTCTGTCATCGCGGATTAGTTCGCCTGATCTCCCAAGACATCAAGTGCGTACTTTCATCCACAGAACTGCTGCTGGACGTTTTTTCCTCGCAAACAATTTGTCTatataaattgttttgtgtgaaaatcccagtaaatcCGAGCTTTtggaaatactcagaccagcacATCTGGCAATAACAAGCATGTGACAATCAAGGCTGTTCCTTTCTCATTTCTATGCTTATTTTGAACTTAAGCCAGATCTCCTCAACATGTCTACATGCCGAAATGCACTGATGTGAAGCTATTTGATCTGCCGATTGATGTTTGTCTTAATGTGTGCAAGTCTGgtatttctttgtaaaatagtaAAACGTCTTTTTCTTAAATCTGGATCCATGTCAAATGAACTTAAAGAAACTGAACATCAGCTGAACCAACACTTTTACAGGTTTTATAATAAAGATctcagaaaataatttaaactgaattgcagaaagaaagaaagaaattcatGTCAAATTGATTTTCAAGGCACACAAAACATCAAAACTGGTCAAATTGCTTTAATATGCCATTGATCCTGCTGGTTGTTACTGATGGCATGTAGATCTGAACCTTTACAGGAGGACCGTCAGTCAGATTTTTATataatgtctttgttttgttttcttcattctAAGCGAACCTGATTCATTGCAGTCTAACCTCGGGCTGCCTTGCTCTTTGCTCTTTCCTCTCTTGCGTCAGAACCAAACGAGAATGTCAAAGTTGAAGTGAGGGGGTCTTGTTAACATTTCATGACGCTGCTTTTCAAACATCTTCACGGCCTTCGCGCCAGCTCGCCCCGAGTGGAAATTTCCACCTTGTTTCTGGCCGCCTACAGGAGACCTGCGGCCCATTGCCCTGACAACGCGGCCAGTGACTACTAAAGGCGACAAAGGGCGACCCCTGCTGGCCATGACACGTTACAGCAACCAAAACAAAGCGTAGAGAACCGCAACCCTTTTAAGGGGAAACAGTTTGTTCTTGGTGGCATTATAAAAACGTTGCTTTCTAATGCTAattgcatctccataaagtgatttagaatatttttaatgcttgcatatttttttccttttaaataaattgcttATTTTGATTTAAGAGGTCACTTTAATAATTGTAAGAGCTTTATTTTCATGGaacaacattaatattttttgctttCAAGATACATAGCTGTGAATTAGTGCATAAGGGCATCTGAATCAGATAATATCTGCAGATATTATTAACCAAGCAAtacgttttttctttttatgatttccagcaggtttattTTCAGGATAAACCTGTTGTGATACTTTAGTGTTTAATTGTGTAGATGATTTTAAATTcagatttaatgtttctttaaactaagttttttttatgtctcagTACAAAACTGCTGAAACTGATGTCTGACAGAGTcttatgcttctttttttgaGTATTCTTTGTCACTCAGCTATTTAGTGGTACAACAAATGTTGTatcagaacttttttttgtgttaggGGTTCCATGAAAACAAGACAGATGGTTGGTAAggttttttaaattgcaaattATAAACAAATTTTGGCTGAATAGAGGTttcaatgaaacaaaaacatcaacatcAATTTAATCAATTCAAAACTAATAATGATAAGTTAGACACTTATGTTAGAGAAAGACATTAGAGGGAAAATAGCCTTTGAAATA
This genomic window from Fundulus heteroclitus isolate FHET01 chromosome 6, MU-UCD_Fhet_4.1, whole genome shotgun sequence contains:
- the crema gene encoding cAMP-responsive element modulator isoform X2, with amino-acid sequence MAVTGDETESAATGDIPAYQLRSPNSGLAQSIVMAASPSSMQSPSSQHAEEITRKREVRLMKNREAARECRRKKKEYVKCLENRVAVLENQNKTLIEELKALKDIYCHKAE